Sequence from the Chloroflexota bacterium genome:
CGGTGAACTGGCTCGTCCGGAACTGGAGATCGCGGGCGCTCACGTCGTTGAACGCAGCGTATCCCGCGACGTACCCGAGGGCATCGCGTTCGCTGACATCCCGACAGCGCTGCCCGATGACCGCGGCGAGCTCCGCCTCGTAGTCGATCTCCGTCGAGGCCGCGGTGAGGACGATCGGGTCCGCCGGGCCCACGAGCGCGTTGCGGAACTTCGCGAACACGTTCGGGGCGACCGGCACATCCTCGCTGAGCTCCGTCGCGTGCTCGGCGTAGTTGAAGCCGAGACAGAGGATCTTGTCCGGATCCGGGAGCGGTGGACCGAGCCGCAGTCCGTCGAGCTCGCGGACCGGATCGGATCCCCGCAGCATTGCCGCGCCGGCAGCCGTTGCCGCCGCCGCGAGCGCGTCCGGTCCCGCCTCGAGCAGGCGCCGCACCGTGGGCTCCCCGGCGAACCGGTGGACCGACTCGGCATCGACGACGCGCCCGGCGTCCTCGAACGCCGGTCGCAGGGCGCCGTCCAGCCAGTAGCTAACGAGTCGCATCCCGATCCATCCCTCCCGGTTGTGAAACTGCCGCCGCCGGGGCCTGGCCGAGGAAGACCTGGCCGA
This genomic interval carries:
- a CDS encoding fumarylacetoacetate hydrolase family protein, which produces MRLVSYWLDGALRPAFEDAGRVVDAESVHRFAGEPTVRRLLEAGPDALAAAATAAGAAMLRGSDPVRELDGLRLGPPLPDPDKILCLGFNYAEHATELSEDVPVAPNVFAKFRNALVGPADPIVLTAASTEIDYEAELAAVIGQRCRDVSERDALGYVAGYAAFNDVSARDLQFRTSQFTVGKALDTFAPMGPGITLSAEVGDPQALRVRSRLNGTVMQDGTTAQMVFSVAATIAFLSRVMTLEPGDIIATGTPPGVGYKRTPPVYLRAGDTIEVEVERVGRIRNPVAAPRVAAPRARPS